In Candidatus Desulfofervidus auxilii, one genomic interval encodes:
- the dksA gene encoding RNA polymerase-binding protein DksA, with product MDPKKIEFFRKLLIKQKEELLKQARQTLSSLTQEGAEIPADLADRASLETNREFLLRIRDRERKLIAKIDQTLKKIENGTYGICEQCGQEIEEERLKARPVASFCIKCKRKLETMEKLQRR from the coding sequence ATGGATCCTAAAAAGATAGAGTTTTTCAGAAAGCTCTTAATTAAACAAAAAGAAGAGCTATTAAAGCAGGCGCGCCAAACTTTGAGTAGCTTAACTCAAGAGGGTGCTGAAATTCCGGCAGATTTAGCTGATAGGGCCAGCTTAGAAACAAATAGAGAATTTCTTTTAAGGATTAGAGATAGAGAAAGAAAACTCATTGCCAAAATAGACCAAACACTGAAAAAGATAGAAAATGGCACTTATGGGATTTGTGAGCAATGTGGTCAGGAAATCGAAGAGGAACGTTTAAAGGCCCGACCAGTTGCTTCTTTTTGTATCAAGTGCAAGAGAAAATTAGAAACTATGGAAAAATTGCAGAGGCGTTAA
- a CDS encoding YihY family inner membrane protein: protein MDRILPFTFKNVHKILLKFWADHCLAYAAALTYATILSLVPVATISFSILGRFELSETDIRTFLLKYFLPESSLVPIIESNIEKFIKNTATLSIISIIALLIISLALLGMVEAIFNHIWQSQKRRSFFNKFVTFWAILTLTPLLFGISLGFIAKIEYLSFSPILVSFLLSSFGLFFLYRLFPYAKVSFRAALVGSVMGSIFFETCKWGFKYYITYYASFDKIYGTLAAIPISLVWIYWSWVIVLLGAEITFICDYPKVPLKKDIAEYNPLWPVLLLLEVLRNFQRNTNRLTTEDLAYTLGLPLETINLFMRVFREREWLTLTEEGTWVPNTPLEKLPLLMVLNVNQQFAKLDDTLMKTMEELWAPLERCLDKTWGEITLGDLVK from the coding sequence ATGGATAGAATTTTACCCTTCACTTTTAAAAATGTTCATAAAATCCTGTTAAAGTTTTGGGCAGACCATTGTCTGGCTTATGCAGCCGCTTTAACTTATGCTACTATTCTTTCTTTAGTGCCAGTAGCTACTATTTCCTTTTCTATTCTGGGACGTTTTGAGCTTTCTGAAACTGACATCCGGACCTTTTTGCTGAAGTATTTCTTACCTGAATCTAGTTTGGTTCCTATTATTGAAAGTAATATAGAAAAATTTATTAAAAATACTGCCACCTTAAGTATCATTAGTATTATTGCCTTACTTATCATTTCTTTAGCCCTTTTAGGTATGGTTGAAGCCATTTTTAACCACATTTGGCAAAGTCAGAAAAGACGTAGTTTTTTTAATAAGTTTGTTACTTTCTGGGCTATACTTACCCTCACTCCTCTACTATTTGGTATATCTTTAGGATTTATTGCTAAAATTGAGTATCTTTCTTTTTCTCCTATCCTTGTTTCTTTTCTGTTAAGTAGTTTTGGTTTGTTTTTTCTTTACCGGCTTTTTCCTTATGCCAAAGTGAGTTTTAGGGCTGCTCTTGTTGGAAGTGTTATGGGTAGTATCTTTTTTGAAACCTGTAAATGGGGCTTTAAATATTACATTACTTATTACGCCAGTTTTGATAAAATATATGGAACATTAGCGGCAATTCCTATATCTCTTGTCTGGATATACTGGAGCTGGGTAATTGTTCTCCTTGGAGCTGAAATTACCTTTATCTGTGATTATCCCAAAGTGCCTTTAAAGAAGGATATAGCTGAATATAATCCTCTATGGCCTGTTTTGCTCTTATTAGAAGTTTTAAGAAACTTTCAAAGAAATACAAACCGTTTAACAACAGAGGATTTAGCTTATACCCTGGGTCTACCTTTAGAAACAATAAATCTCTTCATGCGGGTATTTAGAGAAAGAGAGTGGCTTACTCTAACTGAGGAAGGAACTTGGGTTCCCAATACCCCTCTGGAAAAACTTCCCCTTTTGATGGTGCTAAATGTTAACCAGCAATTTGCTAAACTTGATGATACACTTATGAAAACCATGGAAGAACTCTGGGCACCCTTAGAAAGATGCCTTGATAAAACATGGGGTGAAATTACTTTAGGAGATTTGGTAAAATAA
- the ileS gene encoding isoleucine--tRNA ligase translates to MEEKTDYKSTLNLPQTPFSMKANLTKQEPKILEFWKKIGLYQKTSIVTQDKPLFILHDGPPYANGHIHMGTALNKVLKDFIVKSRLMMGFNCPYVPGWDCHGLPIEHKVDEELGEKKREMSPLEIRKQCRAYAEKYINIQREEFKRLGILGRWDKPYLTMDYKYQATIFREFSKFLLSGNVYRSKKPVYWCPHCQTALAEAEVEYKDIKSPSIFVKFPLVSDISEPYPVLKNKSIFLVIWTTTPWTLLANLAIALNPEAEYAAVKIDNGQVFIMAQRLVPLCMEEFGVKNYEIIANISPKLLERKECQHPFINRKSLIILADYVTLDTGTGCVHIAPGHGQEDYESGLKYGLEIYAPVDKEGCFTKNVPFFSGQFVLDADQAVIGKLTEVGALVYHSTFSHSYPHCWRCKKQVIFRATEQWFISVDKNNIRQKALEAIDSIKWIPAWGKNRIRGMIEVRPDWCISRQRVWGVPIAVFYCEKCGGILKDRSVIEHVAQMMEKEGADIWFKYEVSQILPAGIKCSNCGHNIFRKEMDILDVWFDSGVSHVAVLEEHHYWPEMRWPADLYLEGSDQHRGWFQSSLLTAIGTRDNPPYKAVLTHGFVVDAEGRKMSKSLGNVIYPQEIIAQYGAEILRMWVAASDYQDDICLSQDILKQLTEAYRRIRNTIRFLLGNLYDFHPQTDFLPYQKRLELDKWVLHQLQQLINRLRQAYENYQFHLIYHGLHNFCVNDLSAFYLDVLKDRLYTSLSDSLERRSAQSTLWEILQVITRLMAPVLSFTAEEVWKFIPQTKGHKESVFLTTFPKVRAEYQDEKLAERWGKLLSVRKEVTKALERARREREIGHSLDAEVKILAPPALTPVLESYLKDLPEIFIVSHVELAEKLSEINFESETIPGLKIMVKAYNYSKCERCWRRQPSVGKDEIYPTICDRCVKVMQSLTN, encoded by the coding sequence ATGGAAGAAAAAACAGATTATAAGTCCACACTGAACTTGCCTCAAACGCCATTTTCTATGAAGGCTAATTTGACAAAGCAGGAACCTAAAATTTTAGAATTCTGGAAGAAAATAGGGCTTTATCAAAAAACAAGTATAGTTACCCAAGATAAGCCACTGTTTATTCTCCATGACGGTCCTCCCTATGCCAATGGACATATTCACATGGGCACTGCTTTAAATAAGGTATTAAAAGATTTCATTGTCAAATCTAGGCTTATGATGGGTTTTAACTGCCCCTATGTTCCAGGTTGGGATTGTCATGGTTTGCCTATTGAACATAAGGTAGATGAAGAGCTAGGAGAAAAAAAGAGGGAGATGAGCCCTTTAGAAATTAGAAAGCAATGTCGGGCATATGCCGAAAAATACATAAATATCCAGCGGGAAGAATTTAAAAGATTGGGAATTTTGGGAAGGTGGGATAAGCCATATCTCACCATGGATTATAAGTATCAGGCCACAATCTTCAGGGAGTTTAGTAAGTTTTTGTTAAGTGGAAATGTGTATAGAAGTAAAAAACCTGTATATTGGTGTCCTCATTGCCAAACAGCCTTGGCTGAGGCAGAAGTAGAATATAAGGATATAAAAAGTCCATCTATATTTGTGAAATTTCCTCTGGTTTCCGATATAAGTGAACCCTACCCTGTGTTAAAAAACAAATCTATTTTTCTGGTCATTTGGACTACCACTCCTTGGACATTGCTAGCCAATTTAGCCATTGCCTTAAATCCTGAAGCCGAATACGCGGCGGTGAAAATAGATAATGGTCAAGTATTTATCATGGCTCAGCGTCTTGTTCCTCTATGTATGGAAGAATTTGGTGTAAAAAATTATGAAATAATAGCTAACATCTCTCCTAAGTTATTGGAAAGGAAGGAGTGCCAACATCCTTTTATAAATCGTAAATCCCTTATTATTCTTGCAGATTATGTTACTTTAGATACAGGCACAGGCTGTGTGCATATTGCTCCTGGTCATGGGCAGGAAGATTATGAGAGTGGTTTAAAATATGGCCTTGAAATATATGCCCCAGTGGACAAGGAGGGATGTTTTACTAAAAATGTCCCCTTTTTTTCAGGGCAATTTGTGCTGGATGCGGATCAGGCAGTTATTGGAAAATTAACGGAAGTAGGGGCGTTAGTCTATCATTCTACCTTTTCACATAGTTACCCACACTGCTGGCGATGCAAAAAACAAGTGATTTTTAGAGCCACAGAGCAATGGTTTATTTCAGTGGATAAAAACAATATCCGCCAAAAGGCATTGGAGGCTATTGATAGTATAAAGTGGATCCCAGCTTGGGGTAAAAACCGTATCCGAGGGATGATAGAAGTAAGACCTGATTGGTGTATCTCGCGACAAAGAGTGTGGGGTGTTCCTATTGCCGTATTTTACTGTGAAAAATGTGGAGGAATTTTAAAAGATAGGTCTGTAATTGAGCATGTAGCCCAGATGATGGAAAAAGAAGGAGCAGATATTTGGTTTAAATACGAAGTTTCCCAAATCCTTCCTGCTGGTATAAAGTGTTCTAATTGTGGCCACAATATTTTTAGAAAAGAAATGGACATTTTAGATGTGTGGTTTGACTCAGGAGTAAGTCATGTAGCCGTATTAGAAGAACACCATTATTGGCCAGAAATGCGTTGGCCTGCTGATTTATATTTAGAAGGAAGTGACCAACACCGGGGTTGGTTTCAGTCATCATTATTAACTGCCATAGGGACTAGAGATAATCCTCCTTATAAGGCCGTTTTAACTCATGGATTTGTAGTAGATGCTGAAGGGAGAAAGATGTCCAAATCTTTAGGAAATGTAATCTATCCCCAGGAAATCATTGCTCAATATGGGGCTGAGATATTGCGCATGTGGGTAGCTGCCTCTGATTATCAAGATGACATTTGCCTTTCGCAGGATATTTTGAAACAATTGACCGAGGCCTATCGGCGCATTAGAAATACCATCCGCTTTCTCTTAGGTAATCTTTACGATTTCCACCCACAGACAGACTTTTTACCTTACCAAAAACGTCTGGAATTAGACAAATGGGTGTTACATCAGTTACAACAGTTGATCAATCGCCTCAGACAGGCCTATGAAAATTACCAATTTCACCTGATTTATCATGGACTTCATAATTTTTGTGTAAATGATTTAAGTGCCTTCTATTTAGATGTTCTTAAAGACAGACTTTATACCTCTTTGTCTGATAGTTTAGAAAGGCGCTCTGCTCAAAGCACCCTTTGGGAAATATTACAGGTAATAACCCGCTTGATGGCTCCGGTCCTGAGTTTTACTGCTGAGGAAGTGTGGAAATTTATACCTCAAACAAAGGGGCATAAAGAAAGTGTATTTCTCACTACCTTTCCAAAAGTTAGGGCAGAATATCAAGACGAAAAATTAGCAGAACGCTGGGGGAAATTATTGAGTGTCCGCAAAGAAGTAACAAAGGCTTTAGAACGTGCTAGAAGGGAGAGGGAAATTGGCCATTCTTTGGATGCCGAAGTAAAGATTTTAGCCCCCCCTGCTTTAACACCGGTGTTAGAAAGCTATTTAAAAGATTTGCCTGAAATATTCATCGTTTCTCATGTAGAACTGGCAGAAAAACTCTCTGAAATCAATTTTGAAAGCGAAACTATTCCAGGCTTAAAAATAATGGTAAAGGCCTATAATTATTCCAAATGTGAACGATGTTGGCGAAGACAACCCAGTGTGGGAAAAGATGAAATTTATCCTACCATATGTGACCGTTGTGTAAAAGTAATGCAGTCCTTAACCAATTGA
- a CDS encoding cold-shock protein, whose amino-acid sequence MQFKGKVKWFNASKGYGFIQREDGSDVFVHFSAIEAQGYKTLEEGQEVEFDVVETSKGPQASKVVRI is encoded by the coding sequence ATGCAGTTTAAAGGTAAAGTGAAGTGGTTTAACGCTAGTAAGGGTTATGGTTTTATCCAGCGTGAAGATGGATCGGATGTGTTTGTGCATTTTTCAGCAATTGAAGCCCAGGGTTATAAGACCTTAGAAGAAGGTCAAGAAGTTGAGTTTGATGTAGTAGAAACTTCTAAAGGCCCACAAGCTTCAAAGGTAGTGCGTATTTAG
- the ruvX gene encoding Holliday junction resolvase RuvX, whose amino-acid sequence MLALDIGTERIGLAITDELGLIAQPLTVIKRKNDAQALQEIKKIIKQQKVKKIVVGMPYDAQGKIGTMGKKVMAFAEKLKAIIDVPLIFWDESFTTTEAETVLLKADLSRRHRKKVVDKLAAALILESFLKAIHEK is encoded by the coding sequence ATTTTAGCATTAGATATAGGCACTGAAAGAATTGGCTTAGCCATAACAGATGAATTAGGTTTAATTGCTCAACCCCTTACTGTTATTAAAAGAAAAAACGATGCCCAAGCATTACAAGAAATAAAAAAAATTATTAAACAGCAAAAAGTAAAAAAAATCGTTGTGGGAATGCCTTATGATGCCCAAGGGAAGATAGGAACAATGGGCAAAAAAGTGATGGCTTTTGCAGAAAAGTTAAAAGCAATTATAGATGTTCCCCTAATTTTTTGGGATGAGAGCTTTACTACCACTGAGGCTGAAACTGTGCTACTCAAGGCGGATTTAAGTCGGAGACACCGAAAAAAAGTGGTAGATAAGTTAGCAGCTGCCTTAATTCTAGAAAGCTTTCTAAAGGCAATACATGAGAAATAA
- the mltG gene encoding endolytic transglycosylase MltG has product MRNKYFLILLFFLLISCNFLFVCWAYLTTPLNTSQIIFVQPGWSFKRLIIELEKEKIVTLPLLLQIWGRIYGLAGKIKPGEYLITPDLTPIGLFKKFSTGKGIIRYKVIIPEGATVKEIAKILAQYDLINETKFLRLAYNQHFTHSLGIDAPSLEGYLFPATYFLPKGLAEEIIIKIMFTKFNHIYQKYSDKAKKMGFSRHEIVTLASIIEKETAVRTEKPLIASVFLNRLRRKMPLQADPTVIYALPHFNGNLTKKDLKYVSPYNTYVIKGLPPTPICSPGEESIKAVVEAPNTPYLYFVSRGNGTHYFSKNLKEHIRAVLKYQRKRH; this is encoded by the coding sequence ATGAGAAATAAATATTTTTTGATTTTGCTTTTTTTCCTTTTAATCAGTTGCAATTTTCTCTTTGTTTGTTGGGCTTACCTTACTACTCCTTTAAATACCAGTCAAATAATCTTTGTTCAACCAGGATGGAGTTTTAAAAGGCTCATTATAGAACTTGAGAAAGAAAAGATTGTTACTTTACCTCTCCTTTTGCAAATTTGGGGAAGGATTTATGGTTTAGCTGGGAAAATAAAGCCTGGAGAGTACCTCATTACTCCCGACCTCACCCCCATTGGACTATTTAAAAAATTTTCTACAGGAAAGGGCATTATTCGTTACAAAGTAATCATTCCAGAGGGAGCGACTGTTAAAGAAATTGCCAAAATTCTTGCCCAATATGACCTTATAAATGAAACTAAATTTCTTAGATTAGCTTATAACCAGCATTTTACTCATTCTTTAGGTATTGATGCCCCTAGTTTAGAAGGCTATTTATTTCCTGCCACATATTTTTTGCCAAAAGGACTAGCCGAAGAAATTATTATTAAAATAATGTTCACTAAGTTTAACCACATCTACCAAAAATATTCTGATAAAGCAAAAAAAATGGGATTTTCTCGACATGAAATTGTTACCTTGGCTTCTATTATAGAAAAGGAGACCGCAGTTAGAACAGAAAAGCCATTAATTGCCTCTGTTTTTTTAAATAGATTAAGACGAAAAATGCCTCTTCAGGCAGACCCCACTGTTATTTATGCCTTACCCCATTTTAATGGTAATTTAACTAAGAAAGACTTGAAGTATGTTTCTCCTTACAATACTTATGTAATCAAAGGCCTTCCACCTACTCCTATATGTAGTCCTGGTGAGGAAAGCATTAAGGCTGTGGTAGAAGCCCCTAATACCCCTTATTTATATTTCGTTTCCCGTGGTAATGGCACTCACTATTTCTCAAAAAATTTAAAGGAACACATTAGAGCAGTATTAAAATATCAAAGAAAAAGGCATTAA